TCGCGTGTCACATCTTATTGCTATTGGGCTTCCCACTCGCCTGTTTGAAACAGCTCCCTTTGCGACATCGGTCAAGCCGAAGCTCTTTATTCACGGTCAGTGTGATACAATTGCTCCCTTTGAGCACTTCCTGCGCCGCTATGAGGGCATTAGCGACCCCAAAACGCTCTATGCCGTCCCTGATGCGGATCACTTTTTTACAGGCAAGCAGGACGCTATTCAGCATGCTATCGTGGAGTGGAGCGTCGCACAAGGATTGGCGGCCAGTGCTGAACAGCGGTAAGCTCAGACCCCCCCGCTGTTAGGAATTTTTGCCTACCCTCAGTAAGTTTCTTCGAAAAATGAGAAACGATAAACTTCATCAACGATATGACACCGTTACGCGCTACCGATAGCGAGCGCGGGCTCGCTGCGGTTGACTTACACATGCATACGACTTGCTCGGACGGAAAGTATTCACCTCAGGAACTTGTCAGAAAAGCCTTTGCAGCAGGCTTAAAAGTTATCAGCATCACAGACCACGATAACCTTGCAGCGTATCACGAGGCTAAACCTGTTGCCGATGAATTAGGTATAGAATTGATTCCAGGTGTTGAAGTCAGCACTTCCCATCAAGGTCGTGATGTGCACATCTTAGGCTATTTCGTTCAAGAAGATTCTGAGCTAAACGAGTATCTGAAAGCCTGCCGCGAGCGCCGCATTTTGCGCACAGAGAAAATTGTCGAAAACTTGCGCAAAATGGGTGTCTATATCCGAATCGAGCAAGTCTTCGCAAAAGCTGCAAATGGCTCGGTTGGGCGACCGCATATTGCTGCTGTGTTGCAAGAATCAGGCTATGTGCAAAGTTACAGTGAAGCCTTTGCGAAGTATATCGGCACACACAGTCCTGCTTATGAAAAGAGCGAGGAGACCGAGCCAGCTGAAGTAATTCGCCTCATCAACGAAGCAGGGGGGCTTTCCTTTCTTGCACACCCCGGGCGATTTGTGCCCGACGACACAGTTCGATACCTTATTGACCTTGGCATTGATGGCTTAGAGATTATTCACCCTGCACACGACTCAGAGCGGCAGGAGTTCTATCGCGCCATCGCCAACGAATACTTCCTTCTAATGTCTGGTGGCTCTGACTATCACGGCGCCAAGCCACAAGATGACGAACTTTTCGGGCAGATGTATATCTCCTACAACTGGCTGGAGAAAATGAAAAATCGTCTTGCTGTGTGAGTTTTAAAGAGCTGAGCCCTGACTACACTTGTCAGGGTTTTTTGTTCTGACTGTCAAGTGTGAAATGCTTCTCTTTTACACGGTTTCAAGTGCATTTCATTAGCGTGGCTCAGTAGTCAATATCTGTTGGAAGCAGCGATGTTACATCCACTGCCGAAGAGCTTGGCAGCGTGAAGGAAATGCTTGCACCAATCACCACGCCTGAGAAGTTAATGTCTTGGAAGGGACGCATTCGGTCTTCGTCTGTTCTCAAATTAATTTCGTCACTACCCCTAAACTTAACTGAGCCGACAAGTGGCGCCGTTGTAAGCTTGTAGCCTAAGCTAACAGAGAAGAGCAAGTCAGGACTGAGCATCAATTCCAGCGAAGCATCGAGTCGAGCACCCAGCATCATTAGATTCAAACTTTCCAGCTGACCTGTATTGTTGTTGCTGCCCGAGATACTCAGAAAATCTGCACCTGCCAACGCACTGAGGCTGAGATTAATCCAACTAAACCAGAATTTTTTCTGCGCGCCTAAGCTAACATTCCATGAGGTGAGAAAAACGTCTGAACCTCTGGCAAGTGGAATCGCCAGTCCTCCCTCAAGCAGTCCGAAGAACTGAGTAATACCAGTGTATCGCGCCAAATTCAGCAGCAGAGCTGCTTCTATACCTGCTGCCGAGCTTGCATTCTCGTTGAGTGCAAATATGCTGCCAAATCCAATTCGCC
This genomic interval from Chloroherpetonaceae bacterium contains the following:
- a CDS encoding PHP domain-containing protein — protein: MTPLRATDSERGLAAVDLHMHTTCSDGKYSPQELVRKAFAAGLKVISITDHDNLAAYHEAKPVADELGIELIPGVEVSTSHQGRDVHILGYFVQEDSELNEYLKACRERRILRTEKIVENLRKMGVYIRIEQVFAKAANGSVGRPHIAAVLQESGYVQSYSEAFAKYIGTHSPAYEKSEETEPAEVIRLINEAGGLSFLAHPGRFVPDDTVRYLIDLGIDGLEIIHPAHDSERQEFYRAIANEYFLLMSGGSDYHGAKPQDDELFGQMYISYNWLEKMKNRLAV